The DNA region GGCGGGTCAGCACCAGCGGGCCGCAGCCGCGTCCGAGCGCGCCGCCGCAGGGCAGCAGCGTGTACTCGTCCAGCACCCAGGGCAGGGCCGCGTAGCTGACCTTGAGGACGTCCAGCTCGCCGCGCTCGGCCAGCCCGTTGGTGACGTCGATGTCCGCGAAGGTGACCTCGGGGGCGTCCGCACCGGGGACGAGCCCGTGCGCCCAGGCGTGGAAGACGAAGGTGTCGTTCGGGCAGGGCGAGTAGGCGATGCTCAGCCGTTCAGCCACGGCCGGCCTCCTTCGACGCGTTCCGGCAGGATGTCAGCAGCTCGGGGTAGGGGAGGGCGGCGAAGGCGCGCTCCAGCGCGGCCAGTGCGTCGCCGATCCGCCAGGCGGCCCGGTCGCGCGGGCCCACCGGGTTGGAGACGGTCCGCAGCTCGAACACCGGCACCCCGTGCCGGGCGGCCGCCTCGGCGACCCCGAAGCCCTCCATCGCCTCGGCCGCCACCCGCGGGTGGCGGGCGGCCAGGGCGGCGGCGCGTCCGGCACTGCCGGTCACTGTGGAGACGGTGAGCACGGTGCCGGTGAGCACGGTGGCGGGCGCGGCGGCACCGGGTGCGGTGGGGCCCGTCGTGCCCGGCGCCCCGGTGGAGCCCAGGGCCTCCGCGACGAGTGCCACGGCGGCCGGCGCGGGGGTGTGGCGGACGGTCCCGAAGCCCAGCTCGGTGACGTCGGCGAAGCCCTCGGGGGTCTCCGCGCCCAGGTCGGCGGCGACGATGTGCTCGGCGATCACGGTCGCACCGACCGGCGCCTGCGGGGCGAACCCGCCGGCGATCCCGGCGGAGATCACCAGGTCGTAGCGGGTGGCGGTGAGGGCGGTGGCCGCGGCGGCCGCGGCGGCGGCCGGGCCGACCCCGCCGGCCAGCACGTCGACCGTCACCCCCGACGGGTGCTCGACCCGGTCCGGTGCGCCGCCGGGCCACGGCACTCCGCCGGCCGCCGGGGCGGGACCGGCGGCGGTGTCCGGGGCCGTGGCGGTCAGGCCGCGCAGCACCGCCGCGGCCTCGGCGGGCACCGCGACGACGACGAGCAGCCGGGCCCGCGCGGGGCCCGACTGCTCGTCGGGAGGTCGTACCGTCCGTACCGTCACCGGAGGACCGTCAGTTGTCCTGGGTGTTCAGCTGGAAGTACCAGACGCCGTAGATCGCGTCGGGCTGCTGCGGGTCGGTCTCCACCACGGTGACCAGGGTCTTGCCCGAGGCGTTGAGCGCCTTGCTGGCCGGGACCGAGCCCGAGTAGGTGGTGTCCTTGGCGGCCGAGGCCAGGATGAAGCGGCCGCCGGAGCCCTGCTGGCCGCCGTTGGTGTTGGCCCACCAGCCGCGGTCCGCCACCTCCGGGCTCACGCCGACGCCGATCCGGTCGCTGACGGTCACGTCGGACTTGGGGAGCGAGCCGTCCTCCAGGGCCTTGCCGGCCTTCTCCTGGCACTCCTCCTGCTGCTGGTCGGTCAGCGGGCTGCCGTCGTTGAAGCAGAACGGGTCCGCCGCGAACGAGGAGTTGCCGACCGTCAGGGTCACACGGTGGTCGCTGATCTCGTGCTGGTTGGACGCGAACGCGATGGACCCGCCGACCGTGCCGGCGCCGATCACGACGACGGCGCCGAGGGCGGCGATGACACGGGTGCTGAGGCTCATGCGTCAGAGGCTACCGGGCTTTCCCGATCACGCTACGCGGGGGTCGGCAACCGCGTGTTGTGCCCCGGCGCCGGCCGGTCCGGCCGGTGACCGGCGGCGCGCGCCGCCCGGGGCCGCCCGGCAGGGTTCCGGGAGACGCTGCCTACGCCACCCGGGGCGCGGCCGAGCGGTGCCGCAACCCCACCCGGAAGAGCGAGCGGACCGTCCAGAGCAGCACCGCGCCGATCACCGCGGCCGCCACCGAGAGGCCCAGCGCGCCGTTCAGCGGCAGCAGGATGCCGACCGCGCCGCCGGCCACCCAGGACATCTGCAGCAGCGTCTCCGACCGCGCGAAGGCGGAGGTCCGCACCGACTCGGGGACGTCCCGCTGGATCAGCGCGTCCAGCGACAGCTTGCCCAGCGAGGCCGCCACCCCGGACGTCCCGGCGACCAGCACCACCGTCACCGCGCCGTACCAGAGCGCGGCCGCCGCCGTGGCGCAGCCGGCCAGCAGCAGCATCGCGGTGACCGTCACCTCGGGGCCGCGGGTGCGGAGCATCGCGCCCAGCACCGAGCCGAGCGCGTTGCCCGTGCCGGCGGCCAGCGCCACCAGGCCGAGCGCCAGGGTCGGCTGGAGGTCGCCGATCGGCTCCTCGCGGAGCAGGAACGCCAGGAACATCACCAGGAAGCCGACCAGCCAGCGCAGCGCCGACATCGCCCGCAGCGCGAGGATCACCGACGGGCCGACGGTGCGCAGCGACGCCTTGGGCCGCTGCTCGGCGGGCGCCTGCCCGGCCGCCTGCCCGGGTGCCTGTCCGGGCGTCCTGCCGTGCAGGACGCCCTGGTGCCCCGTCCCGTGCTCCTCGGCGTGCAGGACGGCCCGCTGCTCGCCCTTGGCCGAGTCCACCTTGTGCGGCAGGTGGAAGGCCATCAGGGTGCCGGCCACGAAGACCAGGAACGCCCCGCGCAGCGGCCAGCCCGGCCCGATGAGGTGCAGCAGCCCTCCCACCCCCGCCGCCACCATGGTGGCGAGCAGCCCGGCCAGGGTGACCCGGGAGTTCGCCTTCACCAGCGACAGCCGGCTCGGCAGCAGCCGGGGCACCACGACGCTGCGCACCACCCCGTACGCCTTGGACGCGACCAGCACGCCCAGGGCCTCCGGGTAGAGCGCCAGCCCGCCGCCGGAGACCACGCCGGCCATGGTCCAGGCGAGTACCGCGCGGGCCAGCATCGACATCGCCATGGCGGCCCGGCGGCCGTGCGGCAGGCGGTCCAGCAGCGGGCCGATCACCGGGGCGAGCAGGGCGAACGGCGCCATCGTGATCAGCAGGTAGAGGCCCACCCGGCCGCGGGCCTCGCCGGTCGGGACGGAGAAGAAGATGGTCGAGGCCAGC from Kitasatospora sp. NBC_00458 includes:
- a CDS encoding futalosine hydrolase; the protein is MTVRTVRPPDEQSGPARARLLVVVAVPAEAAAVLRGLTATAPDTAAGPAPAAGGVPWPGGAPDRVEHPSGVTVDVLAGGVGPAAAAAAAATALTATRYDLVISAGIAGGFAPQAPVGATVIAEHIVAADLGAETPEGFADVTELGFGTVRHTPAPAAVALVAEALGSTGAPGTTGPTAPGAAAPATVLTGTVLTVSTVTGSAGRAAALAARHPRVAAEAMEGFGVAEAAARHGVPVFELRTVSNPVGPRDRAAWRIGDALAALERAFAALPYPELLTSCRNASKEAGRG
- a CDS encoding MFS transporter, encoding MVRTASAAGSRTGKVVHGTGRRIRRATSAEGAGESGLAKLIELHALNSFGDMLITVALASTIFFSVPTGEARGRVGLYLLITMAPFALLAPVIGPLLDRLPHGRRAAMAMSMLARAVLAWTMAGVVSGGGLALYPEALGVLVASKAYGVVRSVVVPRLLPSRLSLVKANSRVTLAGLLATMVAAGVGGLLHLIGPGWPLRGAFLVFVAGTLMAFHLPHKVDSAKGEQRAVLHAEEHGTGHQGVLHGRTPGQAPGQAAGQAPAEQRPKASLRTVGPSVILALRAMSALRWLVGFLVMFLAFLLREEPIGDLQPTLALGLVALAAGTGNALGSVLGAMLRTRGPEVTVTAMLLLAGCATAAAALWYGAVTVVLVAGTSGVAASLGKLSLDALIQRDVPESVRTSAFARSETLLQMSWVAGGAVGILLPLNGALGLSVAAAVIGAVLLWTVRSLFRVGLRHRSAAPRVA